In Urechidicola croceus, a single window of DNA contains:
- a CDS encoding molybdopterin molybdotransferase MoeA has protein sequence MNQSEDFGVEQVNFIDSLGRVLKEDIIADRDFPPFNRVSMDGVAVSFQEFEKGIRIFEIEGVQAAGSAQLTLKNSSNCIEIMTGATLPKNADVVIPYEQVKIENGFAKVTIEETLYFKNIHRKGKDQKEGDIIIHKNTLISPAEIGVITTVGKSKVTVAKHPKVMIISTGDELVEVNETPKEYQIRRSNVHTLVSLLKQLQIPSETTHIKDDKDALKSKIEQYLIDYDVLLFSGAVSKGKFDFIPEVLDELGVDKLFHRVAQRPGKPFWYGKKDDKSIFAFPGNPISTFVNCIKYFYPWFQKSVGLESDNKEFAVLAEDITFKPQMTYFLQVKLENKNGTLLAIPVHGNGSGDLANLVKVDAFLELPADKTEFKKGDIFPILRYRSF, from the coding sequence TTGAATCAATCCGAAGATTTCGGAGTTGAACAGGTGAATTTTATCGATTCTTTAGGTAGAGTTTTAAAAGAAGATATTATAGCCGATAGAGATTTCCCTCCTTTTAATAGAGTTAGTATGGACGGAGTTGCAGTATCATTTCAAGAATTTGAAAAAGGAATAAGAATTTTTGAAATTGAAGGGGTTCAGGCAGCCGGAAGTGCTCAATTGACACTTAAGAATTCTTCAAATTGTATTGAAATAATGACTGGAGCAACACTGCCTAAAAATGCAGATGTTGTTATTCCTTATGAGCAAGTTAAAATTGAAAATGGTTTTGCAAAAGTTACAATTGAAGAAACGCTGTATTTTAAAAATATTCATAGAAAAGGAAAAGATCAAAAAGAAGGAGATATTATTATTCATAAAAACACGTTGATTTCTCCTGCCGAAATCGGAGTGATTACAACTGTAGGAAAATCAAAAGTTACAGTTGCAAAACATCCAAAAGTAATGATTATTTCTACTGGTGATGAATTGGTTGAGGTTAATGAAACCCCTAAAGAATATCAAATAAGAAGAAGTAACGTACATACATTGGTTTCATTGCTAAAACAATTACAAATTCCTTCCGAAACTACACATATAAAAGATGATAAAGATGCTTTAAAATCGAAAATTGAACAATATTTGATAGATTATGATGTGTTACTTTTTAGTGGTGCTGTAAGTAAGGGAAAGTTTGATTTTATCCCTGAAGTTTTAGATGAATTGGGTGTTGATAAACTATTTCATAGAGTTGCTCAAAGACCTGGAAAACCATTTTGGTATGGAAAGAAAGATGATAAATCTATTTTTGCATTTCCTGGAAATCCAATTTCAACCTTTGTTAATTGTATTAAGTATTTTTACCCTTGGTTTCAAAAGTCTGTTGGGTTAGAATCTGATAATAAAGAATTCGCTGTTTTAGCAGAAGATATTACCTTTAAACCTCAAATGACTTATTTTTTACAAGTTAAATTAGAAAATAAAAATGGAACTTTACTTGCAATTCCAGTTCATGGAAATGGTTCAGGAGATTTAGCAAATCTAGTAAAAGTAGATGCTTTTTTAGAGTTGCCAGCAGATAAAACTGAGTTTAAAAAAGGAGATATTTTTCCGATATTAAGATATCGGAGTTTTTAA
- the moaC gene encoding cyclic pyranopterin monophosphate synthase MoaC — translation MNDFSHINKKNNPKMVNVGDKKITKRIAVAKATMFLGQEIISHFENDELKTKKGPVFQTAIIAGIQAVKKTSELIPMCHLLMINGVDIDIKITDAEHIEILCSVEIEGKTGVEMEALTGANITALTVYDMCKAISQNMIIKEVKLVEKTGGKSDIKRYE, via the coding sequence ATGAACGATTTTTCACACATAAATAAAAAGAATAATCCAAAAATGGTAAACGTTGGTGATAAAAAAATCACAAAGCGAATTGCAGTTGCCAAAGCAACTATGTTTTTGGGTCAAGAGATTATTTCTCATTTTGAAAACGACGAATTAAAAACCAAAAAAGGACCAGTTTTTCAAACTGCAATTATTGCTGGGATTCAAGCAGTAAAGAAAACATCAGAGTTGATTCCTATGTGTCATCTGTTAATGATAAATGGAGTTGATATTGACATCAAAATTACAGATGCTGAGCATATTGAAATTTTATGTTCAGTTGAAATAGAAGGTAAAACAGGTGTAGAAATGGAGGCTTTGACTGGAGCAAATATTACTGCTTTGACTGTTTATGATATGTGTAAAGCCATCTCGCAAAACATGATAATTAAGGAAGTGAAATTAGTTGAAAAAACTGGAGGAAAGTCAGATATCAAGAGATATGAGTAA
- the mobA gene encoding molybdenum cofactor guanylyltransferase encodes MSKHRKHTKLTRRNNGNYANNEIAILGVKCSIITDLVQKTAKKLQKTVKIAYLDASHNNEIVAPSIDTYTFHSSGNLDANCVEELNPFNARIQLSQYDLVFINGNHYQGEKQILILDNEKEASVLKRLDQLTNIQFVIKMSDDSKYFDFLEEKYPHIKNLKCYQIDEIDKISNHINNLIQENIAPVQSLILAGGLSSRMGTDKGLLDYHGMPQREYLYEQLSKIFLHYNEGQKGVYYSARQHQDISGNSIVDKFKGLGPFGAICSAFQENPNTAWFVIATDVPFVNNKIIHTLLKHRNPKKIATTVKGKGKEFPEPLITIWEPKAYPILLSYLAQGYSCPRKVLINSDVEIVEIDDYYIQNINTPQEFEQAKKELNK; translated from the coding sequence ATGAGTAAACATAGAAAACATACCAAATTAACGCGTCGAAATAACGGTAATTATGCAAACAATGAAATTGCTATTTTGGGTGTAAAATGCTCAATAATTACTGATTTAGTTCAAAAAACAGCAAAAAAACTTCAAAAAACAGTAAAAATTGCTTATTTGGACGCAAGTCATAACAATGAAATTGTAGCGCCAAGTATAGATACATACACTTTTCATTCGTCAGGAAATTTAGATGCAAATTGTGTTGAAGAATTAAATCCTTTTAATGCTAGAATTCAATTGTCGCAATATGATTTAGTTTTTATTAACGGAAATCACTATCAAGGAGAAAAGCAAATCTTGATTTTGGATAATGAGAAAGAAGCATCTGTATTAAAAAGGTTGGATCAATTGACTAATATTCAGTTTGTGATTAAAATGAGTGATGATTCGAAATACTTTGATTTTTTAGAAGAGAAATATCCACATATAAAAAATCTTAAATGTTATCAAATTGATGAAATAGATAAAATTTCGAATCATATAAATAATTTAATTCAAGAAAATATTGCGCCTGTTCAAAGTTTAATTTTGGCTGGAGGATTGAGTTCTCGAATGGGAACAGATAAGGGTTTGTTAGATTATCATGGAATGCCACAACGCGAATATTTATATGAGCAATTGAGCAAAATATTTTTACATTATAATGAAGGACAAAAAGGAGTGTATTATTCTGCAAGACAGCATCAAGACATTTCTGGAAATTCGATTGTAGATAAGTTTAAAGGTTTAGGGCCTTTTGGAGCAATTTGTTCAGCATTTCAAGAAAACCCTAATACAGCATGGTTTGTAATCGCAACAGATGTTCCGTTTGTAAATAATAAAATTATTCATACGTTATTGAAGCATCGAAATCCTAAGAAAATTGCGACAACAGTTAAAGGAAAAGGAAAAGAATTTCCAGAACCATTAATTACTATTTGGGAGCCAAAAGCATATCCAATTTTATTGAGTTATTTGGCACAAGGTTATTCATGCCCGCGAAAAGTATTGATAAATTCAGATGTGGAAATTGTGGAAATTGATGATTATTATATTCAGAATATCAATACACCACAAGAATTTGAACAAGCGAAAAAAGAGTTAAATAAATAA